In Struthio camelus isolate bStrCam1 unplaced genomic scaffold, bStrCam1.hap1 HAP1_SCAFFOLD_102, whole genome shotgun sequence, the following are encoded in one genomic region:
- the CTDNEP1 gene encoding LOW QUALITY PROTEIN: CTD nuclear envelope phosphatase 1 (The sequence of the model RefSeq protein was modified relative to this genomic sequence to represent the inferred CDS: inserted 1 base in 1 codon) — MMRTQCLLGLRTFVAFATKLWSFLLYMLRRQVRTVIQYQTVRYDVLPLSPVSRNRLNQVKRKILVLDLDETLIHSHHDGVLRPTVRPGTPPDFILKVVIDKHPVRFFVHKRPHVDFFLEVVSQWYELVVFTASMEIYGSAVADKLDNNRSILNRRYYRQHCTLELGSYIKDLSVVHSDLSSIVILDNSPGAYRSHPDNAIPIKSWFSDPSDTALLNLLPMLDALRFTADVRSVLSRNXHQHRLW; from the exons atgATGCGGACTCAGTGCCTGCTGGGGCTCCGCACCTTCGTGGCCTTCGCCACCAAACTCTGGAGCTTCCTGCTCTACATGCTGCGGCGGCAGGTTCGCACC GTGATCCAGTACCAGACGGTGCGCTACGACGTGCTGCCGCTGTCCCCCGTCTCCCGCAACCGCCTCA accaggTGAAGAGGAAGATCCTCGTCCTGGACCTGGACGAGACCCTGATCCACTCCCACCACGACGGCGTGCTGCGGCCCACCGTgcgcccggggaccccccccgacTTCATCCTTAAG GTTGTCATCGACAAACACCCCGTCCGCTTTTTTGTACATAAGAGACCCCACGTGGACTTCTTCCTCGAAGTG gtGAGCCAGTGGTACGAGCTGGTGGTGTTCACGGCCAGCATGGAGATCTACGGCTCCGCCGTGGCCGACAAGCTGGACAACAACCGCAGCATCCTCAACCGGCGCTACTACCGGcag CACTGCACCCTGGAGCTGGGCAGCTACATCAAGGACCTGTCGGTGGTGCACAGCGACCTCTCCAGCATCGTCATCCTCGACAACTCCCCGGGCGCCTACAGGAGCCACCCAG ATAACGCCATCCCCATCAAGTCGTGGTTCAGCGACCCCAGCGACACGGCCCTGCTCAACCTGCTGCCCATGCTGGACGCCTTGAG GTTCACCGCCGACGTCCGCTCGGTCCTGAGCCGCA TGCACCAGCACCGGCTGTGGTga
- the ELP5 gene encoding elongator complex protein 5 — MLAELVAGGAEGLVLVRDSAACEGRSLLRAFAAAAARRGERVLVVPFDVSPEQFGAGLSPDVGARLLYRDGFSDPLGWSGGGPGVRAAEFAAPPRGGGPGGAPTLLLDSLSWLLLRLPPPRLCQALQALLPPPRGSGTASRVVALLHGDLHPPGLVAALAAQAGAVVALGPAAPPPGAPRRAAVLRRSRGGAVAAKEEYFSLLPDCSLQPLAEPPPTPPGGAPGRRGPRGGAAAAVTFRLGLSAAERAARAAVPPPYAFSARKQSALLQGPGAGSAPPPEDPDELDAEDPDDDLDV; from the exons ATGCTGGCGGAGCTggtggcgggcggcgcggaggggctggtgctcgtgcggg ACAGCGCGGCCTGCGAGGGTCGCAGCCTGCTCCGGGCCttcgccgcggcggccgcgcggag GGGCGAGCGCGTCCTCGTGGTGCCCTTCGACGTCTCCCCGGAGCAGTTCGGGGCCGGGCTGAGCCCCGACGTCGGCGCGCG gctgCTCTACCGGGACGGCTTCAGCGACCCGTTGGGCTGGagcggcgggggccccggcgtccgggcggctgagttcgcggcgccgccgcgggggggggggccggggggggccccgacGCTCCTGCTGGACTCgctcagctggctgctgctgcgcctgccccccccccggctctgccaggccctgcaggccctgctgccgcccccccgcggctcag gcacggCGAGCCGCGTGGTGGCCCTGCTGCACGGGGACCTGCACCCCCCCGGGCTGGTGGCGGCGCTGGCGGCCCAGGCGGGGGCCGTGGTGGCCctggggccggcggcccccccccccggcgccccccgccgcgccgccgtccTGCGCCGCTCCCGGGGGGGGGCCGTCGCCGCCAAG gaggaaTATTTCTCCCTGCTGCCCGACTGCAGCCTGCAGCCGCTGGCGgagccccccccgaccccccccgggggagcgcccggacgccggggcccccgggggggcGCCGCAGCGGCCGTGACCTTCCGGCTGGGGCTGTCGGCGGCCGAgcgggcggcccgggcggccgtgccccccccgtACGCCTTCAGCGCCCGCAA gCAGTCGGCTCTGCtgcaggggccgggggccggctcgGCGCCCCCCCCCGAAGACCCCGACGAGCTGGACGCGGAGGACCCCGACGACGACCTGGATGTGTga
- the CLDN7 gene encoding claudin-7, which produces MANAGLQLLGFGLAVTGWLALVVATALPQWQMSSYAGDSIITAVAMYKGLWMSCVSQSTGQIQCKVYDSLLSLSAAMQATRALMVISAVLGVIGIAVSTTGMKCTRCGSDDKTQKARIAMAGGIVFILAGLAALVTCSWYGHQIVSDFYNPSVPVNLKYEFGSAIFVGWAGSALALLGGSLLACSCPTGARAGPSYPRGKAAHPPSSREYV; this is translated from the exons ATGGCCAACGCCgggctgcagctgctgggcttCGGGCTGGCGGTGACCGGCTGGCTGGCCCTGGTGGTGGCCACCGCGCTGCCCCAGTGGCAGATGTCGTCCTACGCCGGCGACAGCATCATCACGGCGGTGGCCATGTACAAGGGGCTCTGGATGTCGTGCGTCTCCCAGAGCACGGGGCAGATCCAGTGCAAGGTCTACGACTCGCTGCTCAGCCTCTCCG CCGCCATGCAGGCCACGCGGGCCCTCATGGTGATCTCGGCGGTGCTGGGCGTCATCGGCATCGCCGTCTCCACCACGGGCATGAAGTGCACCCGCTGCGGCAGCGACGACAAGACGCAGAAGGCCCGCATCGCCATGGCGGGCGGCATCGTCTTCATCCTGGCCG GTCTGGCCGCGCTCGTCACCTGCTCCTGGTACGGCCACCAGATCGTCTCCGACTTCTACAACCCCTCCGTGCCCGTCAACCTCAA GTACGAGTTCGGCTCCGCCATCTTCGTGGGCTGGGCCGGGTCGGCGCTGGCGCTGCTGGGGGGGTCGCTGCTGGCCTGCTCGTGCCCGacgggggcgcgggccgggccgtcCTACCCGCGGGGCAAGGCCGCCCACCCCCCCAGCAGCCGCGAGTACGTCTGA